One Pseudanabaena sp. BC1403 genomic window, AGAATCAGACATGACCTTGAACTCCAGATTGAAATCTATGTTTTATTCGATTCAATAGAACAACTTAAGTTAGAGCAACGCCGCCGCAAATTGGCGTACCACATTAGGCAAGCTGCTAAGCGGATCTATGGAGCGCCCACCTTGCCCTACAGTACTCGTCAGCTTGAGGCGATCGCCAAAGCATTAGAATTGAAGATACGCTAGGCTAAAATTGGTATTAGCCAGAATAACAAGGCATAGAGGCAAGTCCTGAATTGTCTCTACGGTAAAATACAGAAACTATCTACTAAGAAATATGCTCCAGAGTATTGTGGCGATCGCTAGTGTGATGATGATGTCGGCCGCAACTAGTTTTCAATCTGTTGCCCAATCCCCTGCCAATGACGAATGGACTGCTCTCAAAGGCTCAGGCAAAGTCTTACTAATGCGTCATGCACTTGCCCCCGGCACAGGAGATCCGAGTGGGTTTAAACTGGGAGACTGTAGCACACAGCGCAATTTATCAGAAACAGGACGAGAGCAAGCCCGCCAAGCAGGGAATGAACTTCGGAGGAGGCAGATTCCAGTTAAACAGGTTTTATCTAGCCAATGGTGTCGATGCTTAGAAACAGCCAAGCTTTTGAACTTAGGAGAGGTGAAGCCATTGCCTGCCCTCAATTCCTTTTTTAGAGATCGCAGTACAGAGGATATCCAAACCACTCAAACCCGCCGACTCATCACAGAACATCGCCAACAGAATGGTGTCGTGATTATGGTGACGCATCAGGTAAATATTACAGCTTTAACAGGCATAGTGCCGCGATCTGGGTCGGCTGTGGTAGTACAAGCTAACGCCGCAGGCGAGGTAATCGTAATTGGTGAACTAGATCCGTAAATAGTAATACTTGTCAGTCAATCAGCGCCTTACCTGTTGAGTCTCAAGATTTTTGAAGATACGCTATCGCGTAGAAGTCCATGACCTGATTCCTAAATAGAAGGAAAAACTCATGTGTAATTCAACTAATCTCGTAGTCCTCTCTGGTTATGTCGGTAATGTATCTGAATTGCGTCAAACCAATACCAGTGGCAAAGATGTTCTAGACTTCAGCCTCGCCGTGCAGCCCAAGCCTCGCCGCGACAAAGATGGTAATTGGATCAACCAAGAACCGCTTTGGGTAAAAGTAGTCTGCTGGAATGGAACTGCGGAATATGCCGAAGAAAGAGCAGAATCTGGACGCTTTGTCGAAGTTACGGGAGTTCTAACTCAGCCTGAAGAATACAAGTCCAAGAAAGACAAGAAGCACCATGCGCGGACTGTGATTCATGCTCAATCTCTCAACTTTATTGATGTTGTGAGGAAGTCTGCTGAAGACGAAGAGTATGAAGAATCAACCGTTTACGATGATGACTTCTAAGCGTTGAACAAATAGAGAGAGTATTGATAGATATCTATCGATACTCTCTCTATTTGTTTTTAGCCGCTATCGCTTAAGGCTCTTGACCAGCTAAGAAAAAGAGAAGGTAACTATGATTTACACTCACAAAGGCTATCAATGTTTGCTATCGACCCGAAACACCAATCAAGGAACTGAATGGGTAGCTCAAGCCAAGAAGTATTCGATCAGCATTGAGCAGAAAGTATTTGCCCAGTGGCTTGGAACAAAATTGATTACAAGTTTTGACAAGGAACAGACTAAACAATACTTTGCTGAGATGGTGGAATTATTCTTGCAAGAACATGCGGATATCTTCCCACTGTATCCCCGCCCAGAATTGCCCGATGCAACAATTGAAGCAATTCTAGACGAGCGAGTGTACCTGACTGTCAGCAATAGCGGCAGACACCATACTGGCAAGTTTCGAGTATTTGCACAAGAACATCTGCGAGTATTCCCAGCCCGCATCCCAATTCCAGTTGGCATCAAGCCTAACGTGAAGACAAGGTACAGGCAATTGGCGGCATGATTGAAAACAGCAATTTGAGATGAAGTGACTAGTAATCTCTACAAAAAGTAAAACCTTCACAGTGAAGGTTTTACTTTTTTGCCAAATCTATGTATTTCCTTGCTTTTTTTACATTGTGTTTTGAGTGTTCTGGAGTTCTTTTAGCATTGACACAGAGAGTGGTAGCCCCTGCTTTAACAGAATTTCTAAGTATTCATTGCTAGTTTTGGGTTGCTTTTTTAAGCGTTGCCTGCAATTCTCAACTGCTGCAATAACTTTGAAAGGATTTAAGCCAATCAAATCGGCAATAAAATCATCTGGATGCTTTGCTGTGATTTCATACTGACTGATATTCAGATCGGGAAAATCTTTTAGATTAAAGGTGACAATAACATCAGCTTCAGCCACAATTGCCGCCGCCAGAATATGGCGATCATTAGGATCGGGTAAGGTTAAGGAAGGAATTAGTTGTTCAAAATCAGTCACTAAACTGTCTCGAACTTGACTATTCATCAAATCTTTGACTTGATTTAGCTTTTCCTTTGGTAAATCAGGACGGTTTTCGATGAGATTGCGAATCCATTCGTCATGGATTAAGTTAGTCCATTTAGCTCTAAAGAGATCGGCGATCGCTAATTGAATGAGAATATCTCTAAGATAGTTAGGATAAAGGACACAGGCATCGTATATCACTGTAAACTTGCTAGTTATATAGTTCTAGCTCTTCAGATATCGCCACAATCTCATCTAAAATTTTGCTTCTGGCGACATCAATATTTGTTTTGTATTCCATTAAGTCAGTAAAGCGAACTCGGCGATGCTTGCCGACTTTGTGATAGGGAATTATGCCTTCTTCTAGTTGTTTGATTAGGAAAGGACGCGAGACATTGATTAAATCTGCGGCTTCTTGGGTAGTGAGTTCGGCATGGATGGGGATGATTGTTACGGCGTTGCCTTGGGACATCTGGGTCAAAATGTCTATAAATAGGCGATAGGCTGCCGCAGGGATTGTGACTGTTTCTTCACTACCATCAGCTTCTACGATTTTGAGATGACAGACACCTTCGCTAATATGCGAAGCAAGAATACGGCTGCTTTCTTTAGAAATTTCGGTTTCTTCTTCGGTAGGAATGTGTAAAGACTGGGTTAGGGCAACCATCGGGCAACCTCAGATAGTTTTGTATTTAGATTGCTTGAATTTTGCTCAAAGTCTAACATATTAAACGCAATAAACGAAATGACGATTACCATGCAAGGCGATCGCACCATTTTTATAAGTGGCAGTTAAGACAATCATAATTTTACACTCCCAAAAAAGTTAATAAAAACTTTAAGAGATCGCTAATTCGGGATGAATACCTGCAAAATGGTGCTTTCAGGATTGCGAAGGTCAAGATAAATCAACTGAAAATTAACCATGGCTAGCGCCCGTGCTGATGGAGAAAATCATAATTCCATTAGCAAAAAAGCCATGACCAATCCAGCAATCGATCTAGATAAAGACAGACTAAAGCTGTGCCTTGAAATATTGCCAGAAACCGACTCAACCGAGAGAATGGTGATAATTTCCATTTGCTGCGATCGGGGAATGCCTCTAATTCGGACTATAAGTTTGAATGAACTAGCACCAATCCCATTACCTTTAGCCGAGGTAATCCAAGCCTATGCCGCCAGTGAGTTGGCAAATCAAATCCCGACCATTGAAGAAGAAAACCTAGAACCAATCGCCATCACCAAGAGATCTTTAGTATCCTCAAAACCAGAACAGATGACCTTACTATGAGGGAAACAACAGTGAACTATAACATCAAGATTGAAGGACAGACAATTCCCGTACCACCTGAAATCGGCAGTAGCGACGAACAAATTAGGGCAACTCTCAGCCTGTATTTTGAAGGAATCAAGAACTCGAAAATCGAAAGAACCGTGCAAGCCAACGGAGATGTCCTCGTGGATGTCTGCAAACTCGCAGGGACAAAAGGAACGACATGAGCGAGACAGCGATCGCTAATTTGATGAAAGTACCCGAAGAAATCAACCCCTTGCTAGAAATACTCTGGGAGATCGAGCAGTACCAACAGCAAGGGTCTCAGTTAATCGAGCTAAGTGAAATCGGGCTAGAAGACTTTAGCGAAGTAACCGCCCAATCGCAAGAACATAGCCTGTCCATCCAAAGGACATTAGACAACTTGAAAAGAGCTAGCCCAATCGCAGCCCCGATGACAATCCGAGGATTCTGAGATGGACAAAACCAAATTCGAGTGGTTAGCAGCACGCACCACCGATAAAGTTGTGGAGTACCTCGAAGCGATCCAGCAACGAGCAACCGTGCTGCAACTGTATCAGTATTACTACCCTGATGAATATCAGCAATCAAAGGCTAGTGTTAAAGTTACTAGCCTTGAAACCTACAGTGAGAAAGAGCTAGAGTTTCTGACCTTATTAGACGAGCAATTTTTCCCATTGCCACTATTACTAGCAGAATCAGAACGTATATCCTATATACCCGTAGAGCCACTTGGCACTTCATGGTATTACGATAACTTTGAAGAATTAGGTGCAACAGAGAAATTCTTGATGAGCCTAATTCATGGATTAGATGGTGATTCATGGAATGACATTGAGGGAGAACTAGAACAGGACTTGCCCCCTGTCGCGAGTTACGTCAATTACCAAAAACTAAGTCAAGAATGCAAAAAGTTAAGAGGGACAATCACCCACTTACCCATAGCGCTAGATATGCTAACCCAGTCCACAGGAAATCTATGGCTGGATATCTCCTATGAAAATGACATTGTAGATGCTCATTGGACAGTAGAGGTAATTGATACGCTGAGAGAAGCTTATACAGAAGCACAAACAATTATGCAAAAGTATCGAGAATTTATCGAATGGCTAGATAGAGACTCGGCAAATTGTATCAAGGTGGTCAGGCTTTGGAACAGATGCAAGGAGACGAATCCAGAAATACACAACCACTATCTTGTGGCATGAGGAAAAACAAATGCTAACCATAGACCCACTCCAAGATGCCCTGAATCCCGATGGTTATCCATTAATTGAAGCAGAGGCAAAACTCCTATTTCTGAAAGGAGGACATTACTGCTTTCAATATCGACAGGGAGAGAAAGAAACCTATAAATTTCTATCCCCTGACACAGTAAGAGCCGCCTTTCAGCATGAACGCATTGATTCAGGATGGATACCCAATGGAGTAAAACGATTGGGAATTTGTCGTCAAGGACAATGGTATGTGCAGTTTATGCCGCCTGCAAAACAGACGTTTACCTTCATCAACTTAAATCAAAGCGGAGAGCCGATTTCACTAACTATTCCGATGATGGGTACAGTGTTTATGCTATGTGGCGATATTTGCCACATCTGGGCCACCAAGCAAAAAACCTTTGAAGCTGACGCGCCTATTTACCATGTGCCATTACCAAATATCTATGGAGATGGCAGGATTTGCATGGGAGTTGAGAATAATCTCAGCAACTATGCAGAAGGGATAGAGCGCCTAGCAAAAGCTTGGCAGATGTTTATGACAGCACCGTTTAACAATCATCTCGTGGATGGTAAATCAAATACCCATCCAGAAGACATCCGCGAAAAACTGATCCAATTGCAGAAATCCAACCGCTACCCTATCAACGATCTCGTCCAATGTGGCAGTTCAGTGCAGGTAGCGATCAACATGGTAATCAACCGATGAAATTACTAGAACATGTGCAAAAGCACGTAGCAACGATAAACACAGTATTGCCAGCCACGCACAATCCCCCGCTAATTCAGCACATCATCGCCACAAATCAAAGCCTGCCTGAAATCGCCCCAACCTCAATGTATGAGTATGTCTATGGCAGTAATGGCACATTTGTCAGGGCAAAGCGGCAAGGTTTGACAGCGATCGCGCCAGTGTCCTATTACAAAGCCAAAGGACTAAGAGTGCTATCAGCATTCGTGCAGATGACATATCCCGCAGTTCCCCTACTGTTAGTAGAACAAATGCTCGAAGCCTCACGCATTGCTTGCGATGCTGACAATAAACCCGTAGAGATTGTATTCCACCTATATTTTGAAAATGGAAATTGGCAGCTCGCAATACCAGATCAAGAGCAAACAGCTACATCCTGCAAGCCATTGGACAACAGCGCAAATAGCACCTATAGCAAAGCCATCATCGAAATACATTCCCATCATGGCATGAGAGCCTATTTTTCAGATACAGATAATCGAGATGAGACAGGATTTCGGATCTATGGAGTGCTAGGCGAAATCTTCTGCAACCCACAGATTAGGATGCGAGTAGGAATTTATGGTCATTTCTATGAAACCGCAACAACAGGAATCTTAGAGTTACCAGCGCAACTAACAGATTGCTTAGTGGAGGATTGGTAATGTCAAACCTATCATTACCATTTGCTGAAGCCGTCCCCATCCTGCTACCAGCCTATGATGAACTAGACCTAATTCTCATCGGCTGTGGTGGCACAGGCGGATGGTTAGCCGTGAACTTGCCACGCATCGCCTATTTACAAAACCAAGCAGGGAAAAAGGCATCAGTTACTTTCATCGATCCAGATCGGGTAGAAGCAACAAATATTCCTCGCCAAAACTTTATTCCCAGCGACCTTGGCTTACCAAAAGCCGCAGTACTAGCAGCAAGGTATGGATGGCAATGGGGAATCGAAATTAGTGCCATTACCTCATCATTTAGAGCAGATATGGCCTTATCACGATGGAAACATCTGACAATTTGTATTGGAGCCGTGGACAATCCAGAAGCTAGAGCAGAAATTGCCAAGATTTTAGAGAATGGAAAAACAACATTCTGGTTGGACTGCGGCAATCATTACGATTCAGGACAAGTATTAATCGGATCTAGAGACAATGCCGAAAGTATGAAAGGAGCCTTTCATGTACCCACATTTTGCACAGCCCTGCCATCACCTGCCTTGCAACACCCAGATTTACTGGTGAAGCAAGAGTCAACGCAGAAAGTACTATCCTGTGAAGAATCAGCGATCGCCAATGCTCAGTCGATGTCCATCAATCACCGTATAGCTGATGAAGCATTGGACATGCTACTACGCTTACTAAGCGGAACCCTGACCCGTTTTGCTACCTATGTAAACTGCAAACATGGTAATGCATGGTCTAGATTCAACACCCCCGAAGAAGTAGCAGCAGTGATTGGTAAGCCCAAACAATACCTGAAAGCTAAGCCCGAATAGAGAAACAAGGAGTCCGAACTAATCCAATCAAGAGCAGTGCGGACTCCTTGTTTCTTTCATAGGTGAGCCAATCTGGTTAGGACTTACGCATCTGCCCTGCAATAAATTGCGGGCTAACAGCTTAAA contains:
- a CDS encoding histidine phosphatase family protein, yielding MLQSIVAIASVMMMSAATSFQSVAQSPANDEWTALKGSGKVLLMRHALAPGTGDPSGFKLGDCSTQRNLSETGREQARQAGNELRRRQIPVKQVLSSQWCRCLETAKLLNLGEVKPLPALNSFFRDRSTEDIQTTQTRRLITEHRQQNGVVIMVTHQVNITALTGIVPRSGSAVVVQANAAGEVIVIGELDP
- a CDS encoding single-stranded DNA-binding protein; the protein is MCNSTNLVVLSGYVGNVSELRQTNTSGKDVLDFSLAVQPKPRRDKDGNWINQEPLWVKVVCWNGTAEYAEERAESGRFVEVTGVLTQPEEYKSKKDKKHHARTVIHAQSLNFIDVVRKSAEDEEYEESTVYDDDF
- a CDS encoding Mov34/MPN/PAD-1 family protein is translated as MWQFSAGSDQHGNQPMKLLEHVQKHVATINTVLPATHNPPLIQHIIATNQSLPEIAPTSMYEYVYGSNGTFVRAKRQGLTAIAPVSYYKAKGLRVLSAFVQMTYPAVPLLLVEQMLEASRIACDADNKPVEIVFHLYFENGNWQLAIPDQEQTATSCKPLDNSANSTYSKAIIEIHSHHGMRAYFSDTDNRDETGFRIYGVLGEIFCNPQIRMRVGIYGHFYETATTGILELPAQLTDCLVEDW
- a CDS encoding ThiF family adenylyltransferase, whose product is MSNLSLPFAEAVPILLPAYDELDLILIGCGGTGGWLAVNLPRIAYLQNQAGKKASVTFIDPDRVEATNIPRQNFIPSDLGLPKAAVLAARYGWQWGIEISAITSSFRADMALSRWKHLTICIGAVDNPEARAEIAKILENGKTTFWLDCGNHYDSGQVLIGSRDNAESMKGAFHVPTFCTALPSPALQHPDLLVKQESTQKVLSCEESAIANAQSMSINHRIADEALDMLLRLLSGTLTRFATYVNCKHGNAWSRFNTPEEVAAVIGKPKQYLKAKPE
- a CDS encoding helix-turn-helix domain-containing protein; this translates as MVALTQSLHIPTEEETEISKESSRILASHISEGVCHLKIVEADGSEETVTIPAAAYRLFIDILTQMSQGNAVTIIPIHAELTTQEAADLINVSRPFLIKQLEEGIIPYHKVGKHRRVRFTDLMEYKTNIDVARSKILDEIVAISEELELYN
- a CDS encoding PIN domain-containing protein, with translation MTSKFTVIYDACVLYPNYLRDILIQLAIADLFRAKWTNLIHDEWIRNLIENRPDLPKEKLNQVKDLMNSQVRDSLVTDFEQLIPSLTLPDPNDRHILAAAIVAEADVIVTFNLKDFPDLNISQYEITAKHPDDFIADLIGLNPFKVIAAVENCRQRLKKQPKTSNEYLEILLKQGLPLSVSMLKELQNTQNTM